The window GAAGCAGCGCTCACTGCGGGCGATCGACGCGACCTGCCCACTGGTCACCAAGGTGCACCACGAGGCCCGTCGGTTCGCCGCCGAGGACTACGACATCCTGCTGATCGGCCACGAGGGCCACGAGGAGGTCGTCGGTACGGCCGGCGAGGCTCCCGCGCACATCCAACTCGTCGACGGGCCGGACGGCGCCGACCAGGTGACCGTACGGGACCCGTCAAAGGTGGTCTGGCTGTCCCAGACCACGCTGTCGGTGGACGAGACGCTGGAGACGGTGGCCCGGCTCAAGCAGCGGCTGCCGCTGTTGCAGTCGCCGCCGAGCGACGACATCTGCTACGCCACCTCGAACCGGCAGCACGTGGTCAAGCAGATCGCGGCGGACTGCGACGTGGTGATCGTGGTCGGTTCGCCCAATTCGTCCAACTCGGTCCGCCTGGTCGAGGTGGCCGTCGACGCCGGTGCCCGCGCGGGCTACCTGGTCGACTACGCCTCGGAGATCTCCGACGAGTGGTTGACCGGCGCCACCACGGTCGGGCTGACCTCGGGTGCCAGCGTCCCGGACGAGCTGGTCATGCAGGTGCTGGACCACCTCGCCGAGCGCGGTTTCACCGACGTGGCCGAGGTGACCACCGCCGACGAGCGGCTCACCTTCTCCCTGCCGCAGGAGCTGAAGCGGGACATGAAGGCCGCCGCCGCGGCCCGATCCGTCGAAGCCGCCGCGCTCGCCGCCAGCGCCGGCAACGGCTGACCGGGGTACGCGGTGCCGGCCGACGAGCACACCACGCGGACCGTACCGCGCCCCGCCCACAACGGGGTGCGGACCGGGTCACCGCTGTGGTGGAACGGGCCGGGATCCGGCAGCGTCCCATCCCCCATGAAGTCGATCCGGATCGGATTTGCCGCGGTGGCCGCCTGCCTGGCACTCGGCG of the Micromonospora sp. NBC_01796 genome contains:
- a CDS encoding 4-hydroxy-3-methylbut-2-enyl diphosphate reductase, which translates into the protein MIEAEATPQTRKRVLLAKPRGYCAGVDRAVQTVEEALKLYGAPIYVRKQIVHNKHVVSTLERQGAIFVEENDEVPEGATVIFSAHGVAPEVYEQAKQRSLRAIDATCPLVTKVHHEARRFAAEDYDILLIGHEGHEEVVGTAGEAPAHIQLVDGPDGADQVTVRDPSKVVWLSQTTLSVDETLETVARLKQRLPLLQSPPSDDICYATSNRQHVVKQIAADCDVVIVVGSPNSSNSVRLVEVAVDAGARAGYLVDYASEISDEWLTGATTVGLTSGASVPDELVMQVLDHLAERGFTDVAEVTTADERLTFSLPQELKRDMKAAAAARSVEAAALAASAGNG